In Plodia interpunctella isolate USDA-ARS_2022_Savannah chromosome 30, ilPloInte3.2, whole genome shotgun sequence, the following proteins share a genomic window:
- the LOC128682350 gene encoding lysine-specific demethylase 4C-like, translated as MSGAGEDAGCSSGGVAIQVFRPTWEEFKDFNKYIQYMESKGAHKAGLAKVIPPPEWVPRKSGYDLDQLNVTIPSPICQVVTGKQGLFQQINIQKKSMTVKQFAVMANSAKYCTPRHSSFDDLERKYWKNVTYVAPIYGADVNGSITDPDIQEWNINHLGTILDFVNSDYGIEIDGVNTAYLYFGMWKTTFAWHTEDMDLYSINYLHFGDPKTWYAIPPEHGKRFERIAAGFFPTSAKTCAAFLRHKMTLISPQILKQYSVPVNKVTQEAGEIMITFPYGYHAGFNHGFNCAESTNFAAPRWVEYGKRAIQCTCSNDMVKISMDTFVKRFQPDRYELWLKGQDIGCHPEQPEKMMPAPHPSGQDILCNKNNTELPESFIEAEVEGLKKKKRHPLHLKRAMASKSISEGAIAVSILGHDVMDDDEMTMAEGDLDMMTSMKRPMLPIDPNDTQLDALEDIWLKGDEMEPCEAQLPDTGYMDSDNDSDYEEPKSKKHSKKKRKDSTCKKEPKVKKEKDIDKAKQGTEGTEGKKKEKATPKKGGRKVKSKKLSEEQLEDLAAVVSNWESPPHEDTAANIPIELKISPDPLSESACDEAKPEAKKNEPKKRKSSVKSDGEKVEKPKKERVKKESKVKEQKTEENKKEKKPRKPRTPKKAPNFQYNSPIEPIMQKHQKAYQQNEKRDIPITTLTVPRPPVTSTVTATNPNSLLKSSQCNLTPLKSPTKPYSDIVDPNLRVPTIVPPVNKNPNAFQGEFQKFMVNKQKQDPTPALQRIFKKPPKTKTTKALPKPDKVEPIELPKPDYPMPIGQYNDNIFLNQNPIDYRTYQNERQETRQPDRQWRQDQSLYYPQNTLANPQMYNQMDTDYYRRPYQTPWYGYNMDYQKACLNVLTKQESSPSVEKEEVKVEVERFIDLARQMEAFFLQKRFLLSAMKPELLVKEDNNELKCELQRKDELLRRHYDKIGQWQNLLADLQGHTVYNKQGSQPVQQAAASPRQPPTVPQSVQAQQMAAAAAAQQAALQQQALQQQQMQSSLAQGMYLAGGRGAYPGAPLQGPLAYLEKSATSIDMVGLGDGRR; from the exons ATGTCTGGAGCCGGTGAGGACGCTGGGTGCTCTTCGGGAGGAGTCGCCATACAAGTATTTCGTCCGACATGGGAAGAATTCAAGGATTTCAACAAATACATTCAGTATATGGAGTCTAAAGGTGCCCATAAGGCTGGGCTCGCGAAAGTGATTCCTCCACCAGAATGGGTGCCTCGTAAGTCTGGGTATGACTTGGATCAGCTGAACGTGACTATCCCGTCGCCAATATGCCAGGTTGTGACCGGCAAGCAAGGTTTgtttcaacaaataaatattcagaaGAAGTCTATGACCGTAAAGCAGTTTGCTGTTATGGCTAACTCCGCGAAGTACTGCACGCCTCGCCACTCGAGTTTCGACGACTTGGAGCGGAAGTACTGGAAGAATGTGACTTATGTTGCCCCAATCTACGGGGCCGATGTGAATGGAAGCATCACGGACCCAGACATTCAAGAGTGGAACATTAACCATTTGGGTACGATACTTGATTTCGTAAACTCTGATTATGGGATAGAAATTGACGGAGTCAACACAGCTTACCTGTATTTTGGTATGTGGAAGACAACATTCGCATGGCACACTGAAGACATGGATTtgtattcaattaattatttgcacTTCGGCGACCCGAAGACCTGGTATGCTATCCCACCGGAACATGGCAAAAGATTTGAGAGAATCGCTGCAGGATTCTTCCCAACTTCAGCTAAAACTTGTGCAGCGTTCTTGCGGCACAAGATGACACTTATATCACCGCAAATATTGAAACAGTACTCTGTGCCAGTGAATAAGGTTACTCAAGAAGCCGGTGAAATAATGATCACATTCCCATACGGCTACCACGCTGGGTTTAACCACGGATTTAACTGTGCTGAATCAACAAACTTTGCTGCTCCGAGATGGGTTGAATACGGCAAAAGAGCCATACAGTGCACGTGTAGCAACGACATGGTTAAGATTTCCATGGACACATTTGTCAAGCGTTTCCAACCTGATCGCTATGAACTATGGCTCAAAGGTCAAGATATTGGTTGCCACCCAGAACAGCCCGAGAAGATGATGCCAGCACCTCACCCATCAGGGCAGGACATACTctgtaacaaaaacaatacagAATTACCCGAGTCATTTATAGAAGCGGAAGTAGAAGGTCTCAAGAAGAAGAAACGTCATCCATTACATTTGAAACGCGCGATGGCGAGCAAAAGCATTTCTGAAGGAGCCATCGCTGTCTCCATACTTGGCCATGATGTAATGGATGATGATGAAATGACTATGGCAGAAGGAGATTTAGACATGATGACATCAATGAAACGGCCTATGCTGCCCATTGATCCGAATGACACTCAACTGGACGCACTAGAAGACATATGGCTAAAAGGTGATGAGATGGAGCCTTGCGAAGCGCAGTTACCTGACACCGGTTACATGGATTCCGACAACGACTCTGATTACGAGGAACCGAAGTCGAAAAAGCACTCTAAAAAGAAACGGAAAGACAGCACATGTAAAAAGGAACCTAAagtgaagaaagaaaaagatatTGATAAAGCTAAACAGGGAACAGAAGGCACTGAAGGGAAGAAGAAAGAGAAGGCTACTCCTAAAAAAGGTGGTCGGAAAGTCAAATCCAAGAAGTTATCCGAAGAGCAGCTAGAAGATTTGGCTGCTGTAGTCTCTAATTGGGAATCCCCTCCCCACGAAGACACAGCTGCAAACATTCCTATTGAACTTAAAATTTCCCCTGATCCATTATCAGAATCGGCATGTGATGAAGCAAAACCTGAGGCTAAAAAGAATGAGCCGAAGAAACGAAAGTCCTCCGTAAAGTCTGACGGCGAAAAAGTGGAAAAACCAAAGAAGGAGAGAGTCAAAAAGGAGTCAAAAGTCAAAGAGCAGAAAACTGaagaaaataagaaagaaaagaaaccaAGGAAGCCACGGACGCCGAAGAAAGCCCCCAATTTCCAGTACAATTCACCGATTGAGCCCATCATGCAGAAGCATCAGAAAGCGTATCAGCAGAATGAGAAACGAGACATACCAATCACCACCCTCACAGTTCCTAGACCACCGGTCACGTCCACAGTCACAGCTACGAATCCTAACAGTCTACTAAAATCATCACAATGTAATCTTACACCTCTCAAATCACCCACAAAACCCTATTCAGATATCGTTGACCCAAATTTACGAGTCCCAACAATTGTGCCACCAGTCAATAAAAACCCAAACGCTTTTCAAGGCGAATTCCAAAAGTTCATGGTCAACAAGCAGAAGCAAGATCCCACACCAGCATTGCAGAGGATTTTCAAAAAACCgccaaaaacaaaaacaactaaAGCTTTACCCAAACCTGATAAAGTGGAACCTATTGAGTTGCCGAAACCGGACTATCCAATGCCAATAGGGCAGTATAACGATAATATATTCCTAAATCAAAATCCAATTGATTATAGGACATACCAAAATGAAAGACAAGAGACTCGCCAACCCGACAGACAGTGGAGACAAGATCAGTCACTGTATTACCCACAAAACACATTAGCGAATCCACAAATGTATAACCAAATGGACACAGATTATTATAGAAGACCTTACCAAACGCCGTGGTATGGATATAATATGGACTACCAGAAA GCATGTCTCAACGTGTTGACGAAGCAGGAATCATCTCCGAGCGTGGAGAAAGAAGAAGTGAAGGTCGAGGTTGAGAGGTTCATCGACCTCGCCAGGCAGATGGAGGCATTCTTCCTGCAGAAGAG ATTCCTTCTATCAGCGATGAAGCCCGAATTACTAGTGAAAGAGGACAACAATGAACTTAAATGTGAGCTTCAGCGTAAAGATGAGCTTTTGAGGAGACATTACGACAAGATTGGACAGTGGCAAAACTTGCTGGCCGACTTGCAG GGGCACACAGTGTACAATAAGCAGGGTTCGCAGCCCGTGCAGCAGGCGGCCGCCTCGCCGCGACAGCCGCCCACCGTGCCGCAGAGTGTTcag GCGCAACAGATGGCGGCAGCGGCGGCCGCGCAACAAGCCGCGTTACAGCAACAAGCGCTGCAGCAACAACAG ATGCAAAGCAGTCTCGCGCAAGGCATGTACCTGGCTGGAGGGCGAGGCGCCTACCCTGGCGCCCCGCTGCAAGGCCCGCTGGCCTATTTGGAGAAATCTGCTACTAGTATAG ataTGGTAGGACTGGGCGATGGACGAAGGTGA